In Leishmania mexicana MHOM/GT/2001/U1103 complete genome, chromosome 20, one genomic interval encodes:
- a CDS encoding protein transport protein Sec23-like protein has product MSGEYVYGNYAAQYGQQQPQAYGANTGAYGAGAPANGYGGYGAQNETYQQYGAQQAYTYEHQQQQAAPAQEQRYHQYSNGGEQRASQEAYSQQRPQAQTLAFDQPAMGTVEERPAEATTRWSWSLYSMNRIDGARMVAPLGCLYSPLGSPCTQLNYAPTQCTVCGGVLNPYATLDPRSRMWGCPLCHTKNMLPPQHQQANEYNLPTEMQPSSTTVEFVAHMPSRSPPTFVLVVDTCLDTDEELHGLRDFLLQSLQMIPEYANVAIVTYGTTVSVHDIAGPAAYPRAMVLRGTQEMTVERLKLILPNPNRFVAPLRNCAAYVAHLISSMSRDLWPVMKGHRPLRCTGAALSVAASLLQIVSPNTGSCILTFMSGVCTSGPGIVVDVSREKMIRVHADIRDETAAATYWSTSCAFYEKLMHRIVAQGHSLNCFVASLDQFGLAEMKTCVQSSGGVVLNAESWLEEPFRLSLHQFFARREDGTLKLGLNATIDVITSPTWKVQGVIGPCVGTGKMSASVAEYEIGLGGTCQWTTCQLDSTTTFAIYYDTVSTQSSEAAKNPLRYTQIVTRYEMGQETHTRVTTLTLRQAQNPPIQDLVAAFDQETAAVLLAREAVHKTDSMPLFDVLRWLDRTVVRLVSRFGEYTKDKPDSLRLPNEFVYFPAFMYHLRRSGYLQIFNSSPDETAFLRLQLLKSNVEDSIVQIQPTLYSYHMDAAPQPVPLDSTAIQPDNVLLLDTFFEVLIHYGASIAAWKKAGYAEHEDYAYFKKFLEVPLADAHVLVGSRYPTPRLIDVSQDDPDARILYNRINPSRSYASTDGGAYGSHEGELVYTDDASLQVFMQHLKKLAVGQ; this is encoded by the coding sequence ATGAGTGGCGAGTACGTCTACGGAAACTACGCGGCCCAGTACGGCCAACAGCAGCCCCAGGCATATGGGGCCAATACCGGTGCGTacggtgctggtgctccAGCAAACGGCTACGGCGGCTATGGTGCCCAAAACGAGACATACCAACAGTATGGCGCTCAGCAAGCATACACGTATGAGCATCAACAGCAACAAGCGGCGCCGGCCCAGGAGCAGCGGTACCATCAGTATTCCAATGGCGGCGAGCAACGCGCATCCCAAGAAGCATACAGCCAGCAGCGACCACAAGCTCAGACCCTCGCTTTTGACCAACCCGCCATGGGTACAGTTGAAGAGAGACCTGCCGAGGCGACGACACGCTGGTCGTGGTCGCTTTACTCAATGAACCGCATTGACGGCGCGCGCATGGTGGCCCCGTTGGGCTGTCTGTACTCCCCCCTCGGCAGCCCTTGTACCCAGCTCAACTACGCACCGACGCAGTGCACTGTGTGCGGGGGAGTGCTGAACCCGTACGCCACTCTCGACCCGCGCAGCCGCATGTGGGGATGTCCACTGTGCCACACCAAGAACATGCTGCCGCCCCAGCATCAGCAAGCAAATGAATATAACCTGCCGACAGAGATGCAGCCGTCCTCGACGACAGTAGAATTTGTGGCGCATATGCCTAGCCGCAGCCCGCCGACGTTCGTGCTGGTCGTTGACACGTGCCTCGATACGGACGAGGAACTGCACGGTCTGCGCGACTTCTTGTTACAGTCCCTGCAGATGATCCCAGAGTACGCAAACGTAGCGATTGTCACCTACGGCACGACCGTCAGTGTGCACGACATCGCTGGTCCTGCCGCGTACCCGCGTGCcatggtgctgcgcggcacgcAGGAGATGACGGTAGAGCGGCTAAAGCTGATCTTGCCCAACCCCAACCGATTCGTGGCACCACTGCGCAACTGTGCAGCCTATGTGGCGCACCTCATTTCCTCCATGTCTCGCGACCTGTGGCCCGTCATGAAGGGCCATCGACCACTGCGGTGCACCGGGGCTGCGCTCTCAGTTGCGGCTAGTTTGCTGCAGATTGTATCGCCGAACACGGGCTCCTGCATCCTCACCTTCATGTCCGGCGTGTGTACGTCGGGCCCGGGCATTGTGGTGGACGTGAGTCGCGAAAAGATGATCCGAGTGCACGCCGACATCCGCGACGAGACAGCGGCCGCCACGTACTGGAGCACCTCATGCGCATTCTACGAAAAGCTGATGCACCGCATTGTCGCGCAGGGTCACTCTCTCAACTGCTTCGTCGCCTCCCTGGATCAATTTGGCCTGGCTGAGATGAAGACGTGCGTGCAATCCTCCGGCGGTGTTGTGCTGAATGCGGAGTCGTGGCTGGAGGAGCCGTTTCGCCTTTCCCTACACCAGTTCTTTGCACGCCGTGAGGACGGAACACTCAAGCTAGGGCTGAACGCGACAATAGACGTCATCACGTCGCCAACGTGGAAGGTGCAGGGCGTCATTGGCCCCTGCGTCGGCACTGGCAAGATGTCCGCGTCCGTGGCGGAGTACGAGATCGGGCTCGGCGGCACCTGTCAGTGGACGACATGCCAACTTGACTCAACCACCACCTTCGCCATCTACTACGACACGGTCAGCACGCAATCCAGCGAGGCGGCCAAGAATCCGCTGCGTTACACCCAAATTGTGACGAGGTACGAGATGGGGCaggagacgcacacgcgcgtcacGACACTGACATTGCGACAGGCGCAGAACCCGCCCATCCAAGACCTTGTCGCCGCCTTCGATCAGGAGACCGCTGCTGTGTTGCTGGCTCGCGAAGCGGTGCACAAAACAGATAGCATGCCGCTCTTTGACGTGCTGCGTTGGCTGGACCGCACGGTGGTGCGTCTCGTCTCCCGCTTTGGCGAGTACACCAAAGACAAACCTGACTCGCTGCGCCTGCCGAACGAGTTCGTGTACTTCCCCGCCTTCATGTaccacctgcgccgctccgGCTACCTGCAAATCTTCAACTCAAGTCCCGACGAGACGGCGttcctgcgcctccagctgctcaaGTCTAACGTAGAGGACTCCATTGTGCAGATCCAGCCGACCTTGTACAGCTACCACATGgacgcggcaccgcagccggTGCCACTTGACAGCACAGCCATCCAACCCGACAACgttctgctgctggacaCCTTTTTCGAGGTGCTCATCCACTACGGCGCCAGCATCGCTGCGTGGAAGAAGGCAGGCTATGCAGAGCACGAGGACTACGCGTACTTCAAGAAGTTTCTGGAGGTACCGCTGGCCGATGCGCATGTGCTCGTCGGCTCCCGCTACCCCACTCCGCGCCTGATCGACGTGTCTCAAGACGACCCTGATGCGCGTATCTTGTACAACCGCATCAACCCCAGCCGCTCCTACGCATCCACCGATGGTGGGGCATACGGCTCGCACGAAGGCGAGCTCGTGTACACGGACGACGCATCCTTGCAGGTGTTCATGCAGCACCTCAAGAAGCTGGCGGTGGGACAGTAG